The Microbacterium sp. LWO12-1.2 genome includes a window with the following:
- a CDS encoding alpha-ketoacid dehydrogenase subunit beta, producing the protein MTLETMTFSRALNAGMRRALENDPKVLLMGEDIGKLGGVFRVTEHLQRDFGDRRVLDTPLAESGIVGTAIGMAMTGFRPVIEIQFDGFVFPAFDQITTQLAKLTNRHEGALSLPIVIRIPYGGHIGAVEHHQESPEAYFAHTPGLRVVSPSTPNDAYWMIQESIASKDPVIFMEPKSRYWQKGEVELDASAAPLHASRVVRTGTDVTLVGHGAMVTVLLQAAALAEAEGTSCEVVDVRSLSPIDYAPILDSVRKTGHMVYAQEAQGFTSIGSEVAATVMERAFYALEAPVLRVSGYDTPFPPAKLEGSYLPDADRILEAVDRSLAY; encoded by the coding sequence ATGACCCTCGAGACGATGACGTTCAGCCGCGCACTGAACGCGGGCATGCGCAGGGCGCTGGAGAACGACCCCAAGGTCCTGCTCATGGGCGAGGACATCGGCAAGCTCGGTGGCGTCTTCCGCGTGACCGAGCACCTGCAGCGCGACTTCGGCGATCGTCGGGTGCTCGACACTCCGCTCGCGGAATCCGGCATCGTCGGCACCGCGATCGGCATGGCGATGACGGGCTTCCGTCCGGTCATCGAGATCCAGTTCGACGGCTTCGTGTTCCCCGCGTTCGACCAGATCACGACGCAGCTCGCCAAGCTCACCAACCGGCACGAGGGCGCGCTGAGCCTGCCGATCGTGATCCGCATCCCCTACGGCGGACACATCGGCGCGGTGGAGCACCACCAGGAGAGCCCGGAGGCGTACTTCGCGCACACCCCTGGTCTGCGCGTGGTGTCGCCGTCGACCCCGAACGACGCGTACTGGATGATCCAGGAGTCGATCGCCTCGAAGGACCCCGTGATCTTCATGGAGCCGAAGAGCCGCTACTGGCAGAAGGGCGAGGTCGAGCTCGACGCCTCCGCGGCGCCTCTGCATGCCTCCCGCGTCGTGCGCACCGGCACCGACGTCACGCTCGTCGGTCACGGGGCCATGGTCACCGTGCTGCTGCAGGCGGCCGCGCTCGCCGAAGCCGAAGGCACCAGCTGCGAGGTCGTCGACGTGCGCTCGCTGTCGCCGATCGACTACGCGCCGATCCTCGACTCCGTGCGCAAGACCGGCCACATGGTCTACGCGCAGGAGGCCCAGGGCTTCACCAGCATCGGCAGCGAGGTCGCGGCGACCGTGATGGAGCGTGCGTTCTACGCGCTCGAGGCCCCGGTGCTGCGCGTCTCGGGCTACGACACCCCGTTCCCTCCCGCGAAGCTCGAGGGCTCCTATCTGCCGGATGCCGACCGCATCCTCGAAGCCGTCGATCGCTCGCTGGCCTACTGA
- a CDS encoding histidinol-phosphate transaminase, whose protein sequence is MTVTEPILPRIRPTIAALAPYRQGKQAGPDAFKLSSNENPFDPLPSVLAALQHTTPINRYPDATAARLRERLGARYGVEPDQVHVAAGSVSILHQLILATASVGDEVIYAWRSFEAYPSLPLVAGATGVQVPLTSESRHDLDAMADAVTERTRAIILCTPNNPTGPIITTAEFATFVERVPADVLIILDEAYAEFVTAPDAIDGLAERVFEQHPNVVVLRTFSKAYGLAGLRIGYAIGNEKVLDAARTTGIPLSVTSAAENAAIASLDAEAELLERVAVIVERRTLLVDGLRAQGWNVPDAQANFVWLPTGADTDEAAAAFVAADLIVRPFSGDGIRISVGEHESVEKVLQVSESIVRTLQP, encoded by the coding sequence ATGACTGTGACCGAGCCGATCCTGCCCCGCATCCGTCCCACCATCGCCGCCCTCGCGCCGTATCGCCAGGGCAAGCAGGCAGGCCCGGACGCGTTCAAGCTGTCCAGCAACGAGAACCCGTTCGATCCGTTGCCGTCCGTGCTCGCGGCGCTGCAGCACACGACGCCGATCAATCGCTACCCGGATGCGACCGCCGCTCGTCTGCGCGAGCGCCTCGGTGCCCGCTACGGTGTCGAGCCCGACCAGGTGCACGTCGCCGCGGGCAGCGTGTCGATCCTGCACCAGCTGATCCTCGCGACCGCCTCGGTCGGCGACGAGGTCATCTACGCCTGGCGTTCGTTCGAGGCGTACCCCAGCCTTCCGCTCGTCGCGGGTGCGACAGGGGTGCAGGTGCCGCTCACCTCGGAATCGCGCCACGACCTCGACGCGATGGCCGATGCCGTGACCGAACGTACGCGTGCGATCATCCTCTGCACCCCCAACAACCCCACCGGTCCGATCATCACGACCGCCGAGTTCGCGACCTTCGTCGAGCGCGTCCCGGCCGATGTCCTGATCATTCTCGACGAGGCATATGCCGAGTTCGTCACCGCGCCTGACGCGATCGACGGTCTGGCGGAGCGCGTCTTCGAGCAGCACCCGAACGTGGTCGTGCTGCGCACGTTCTCCAAGGCGTACGGTCTGGCCGGCCTCCGCATCGGCTATGCGATCGGCAACGAGAAGGTGCTGGACGCCGCCCGCACGACGGGCATCCCGCTGTCGGTCACGTCCGCGGCCGAGAACGCGGCGATCGCCAGCCTCGACGCCGAAGCCGAACTCCTCGAACGCGTCGCAGTGATCGTCGAGCGCCGCACCCTCCTGGTCGACGGGCTCCGTGCACAGGGCTGGAACGTGCCGGACGCCCAGGCCAACTTCGTCTGGTTGCCCACCGGAGCGGATACCGACGAGGCGGCTGCGGCCTTCGTCGCGGCCGACTTGATCGTGCGTCCGTTCTCGGGCGACGGCATCCGCATATCCGTCGGAGAGCATGAGTCGGTGGAGAAGGTCCTACAGGTTTCGGAATCCATTGTGCGGACCCTCCAGCCCTAG
- a CDS encoding ROK family protein: MTEVSADLGTGRASVGAVLDFAWTAGEFTATEAMASTSLTRSTAIDAIDTLLGAALLRELPNARAAGSYRSGRPSRRFVLSSELGVVVGVDAGDTHLAVTVADPLDRTLVHHRTDLEPDQSASARRATILERLNAALAEAGVTRDDVLALCVGVAAPVNRNGISPPHPDGFWERTNPGLAEALSGWAPVVQIKNDAQLAAIAEGAEGAAIGCRDYVALLASERFGGGVVVDGHVLHGAHGGVGEGVVFDHIIGVGSAFGLRYAVQDQVRLAVDTGEIAPDSTVGRLVDADRIDPRLVLTLAASGDADALLVTSRVGATVARVVGVLGSMYDPARVIVCGAVAESIEPVLAAARRILPEELHLPAPEILASSLGAEVVSRGAVATARQAARDHAVPLLAERRLRATA; the protein is encoded by the coding sequence GTGACAGAAGTCTCCGCAGACCTGGGCACCGGACGCGCGAGCGTCGGCGCCGTCCTCGACTTCGCCTGGACGGCCGGCGAGTTCACCGCGACCGAGGCGATGGCGAGCACCTCGCTGACCCGCTCCACCGCGATCGACGCGATCGACACCCTGCTCGGCGCCGCGCTGCTGCGCGAGCTCCCGAACGCCCGCGCCGCCGGCAGCTACCGCTCCGGACGCCCCTCACGGCGCTTCGTGCTGTCGTCGGAACTCGGCGTGGTCGTCGGCGTCGACGCGGGAGACACCCACCTCGCCGTGACCGTCGCCGACCCGCTCGACCGCACCCTCGTGCACCACCGCACAGACCTCGAGCCCGACCAGTCGGCGTCCGCACGCCGCGCGACGATCCTCGAGCGGTTGAACGCCGCTCTGGCCGAGGCCGGCGTCACGCGAGACGACGTCTTGGCGCTGTGCGTCGGTGTGGCAGCCCCCGTGAACCGCAACGGCATCTCTCCTCCACACCCCGACGGGTTCTGGGAGCGCACCAACCCCGGTCTCGCCGAGGCTCTGAGCGGATGGGCCCCGGTCGTGCAGATCAAGAACGATGCCCAGCTCGCGGCCATCGCGGAGGGTGCGGAAGGCGCAGCGATCGGATGCCGCGACTACGTCGCCCTGCTCGCGAGCGAGCGCTTCGGCGGCGGCGTGGTGGTCGACGGCCACGTGCTGCACGGCGCGCACGGCGGTGTCGGCGAGGGCGTGGTGTTCGACCACATCATCGGCGTCGGCTCTGCGTTCGGACTCCGCTACGCGGTGCAGGACCAGGTGCGCCTCGCCGTGGATACCGGCGAGATCGCCCCCGACAGCACGGTCGGCCGGCTCGTCGACGCCGACCGGATCGACCCGCGCCTCGTGCTGACGCTCGCCGCGTCCGGGGATGCGGACGCCCTGCTCGTCACCTCACGCGTCGGAGCGACCGTGGCCCGCGTCGTCGGTGTGCTCGGCAGCATGTACGACCCGGCGCGCGTGATCGTGTGCGGAGCCGTGGCCGAGAGCATCGAGCCGGTGCTGGCCGCCGCGCGGCGCATCCTGCCGGAGGAGCTGCATCTTCCCGCTCCCGAGATCCTCGCCTCGAGCCTCGGCGCGGAGGTCGTCTCCCGCGGCGCCGTGGCCACCGCGCGTCAGGCCGCTCGCGACCACGCCGTGCCGCTGCTGGCGGAGCGGCGGTTGCGGGCGACGGCGTAG
- a CDS encoding thiamine pyrophosphate-dependent dehydrogenase E1 component subunit alpha → MTSSETELIRVLEADGRFAPSPAAEQYLPLIEAISDAELEQFYRDMVVIRAIDTQAINLQRQGQLALWPPSRGQEAAQVGSARATRAQDTIFPSYREHAVTRIRGVDPVDIIKLMRGVSHGGWDPTDPKNGNTRLYTLVLGSQTLHAAGYAMGIEFDGRSGSGDLDRDEAVIVYYGDGASSQGDVHEAMVFAASYQAPAVFFLQNNQWAISVPVATQSRVPLVQRSAGYGIPSVRVDGNDVLASYAVSRVALDEARSGKGPRAIEAVTYRLGAHTTTDDPTKYRGSDEEESWALRDPILRMRAFLEGKGASASFFADVETEGADAAEDLRARTVALGPPPAGKMFDHVYSEPHPLIDEQKAWRAQYEASFEGDQA, encoded by the coding sequence GTGACCTCGTCAGAGACTGAACTCATCCGCGTCCTCGAGGCGGATGGCCGCTTCGCGCCCAGTCCGGCTGCCGAACAGTACCTGCCGTTGATCGAGGCGATCAGCGATGCAGAGCTGGAGCAGTTCTACCGGGACATGGTGGTCATCCGTGCCATCGACACCCAGGCCATCAATCTGCAGCGGCAGGGGCAGCTCGCCCTGTGGCCGCCGAGCCGGGGGCAGGAGGCGGCGCAGGTCGGCTCCGCCCGTGCCACCCGTGCGCAGGACACGATCTTCCCTTCGTACCGCGAGCACGCGGTCACGCGCATCCGGGGCGTCGACCCGGTCGACATCATCAAGCTCATGCGCGGCGTCTCGCACGGCGGATGGGACCCTACGGACCCGAAGAACGGCAACACGCGGCTCTACACGCTCGTGCTCGGCTCGCAGACACTGCACGCGGCCGGTTACGCGATGGGGATCGAGTTCGACGGAAGGTCGGGCAGCGGCGACCTCGACCGCGACGAGGCCGTCATCGTCTACTACGGCGACGGCGCTTCCAGCCAGGGTGACGTGCACGAGGCCATGGTCTTCGCTGCGAGCTACCAGGCGCCCGCGGTCTTCTTCCTGCAGAACAACCAGTGGGCGATCTCCGTGCCCGTCGCGACCCAGTCGCGCGTGCCGCTCGTGCAGCGCAGTGCGGGCTACGGCATCCCGAGCGTCCGCGTCGACGGAAACGACGTGCTCGCCAGCTATGCCGTGTCGCGTGTCGCGCTCGACGAGGCCCGCAGTGGCAAGGGCCCGCGGGCGATCGAGGCGGTCACGTACCGTCTGGGCGCACATACGACCACCGACGACCCCACGAAATACCGGGGAAGCGACGAGGAGGAGTCCTGGGCGCTGCGCGACCCGATCCTCCGCATGCGTGCGTTCCTCGAAGGCAAGGGTGCCTCCGCATCCTTCTTCGCCGACGTCGAGACGGAGGGAGCAGATGCCGCAGAGGACCTGCGCGCCCGCACCGTCGCGCTCGGCCCGCCGCCCGCCGGCAAGATGTTCGACCACGTCTACAGCGAACCGCATCCGCTGATCGACGAGCAGAAGGCGTGGCGCGCGCAGTACGAGGCGTCGTTCGAAGGAGACCAGGCATGA
- a CDS encoding dihydrolipoamide acetyltransferase family protein, giving the protein MSTQNFILPDVGEGLTEAEIVTWKVAPGDTVAINDVICEIETAKSLVELPSPHAGVVGELLVAEGVTVEVGTPIITFETDAAPAAPATPAPAAEEGGGSVLVGYGTGGGATSRRKRAAGRPVSSSVGVIAKPPIRKLARDLGVDLTTVTPTGADGEVTRDDVMKHASQASVFRNIETPEWGAVREETVPAPQSAPVGLARGIAAVATAFGDDSRTESIPVKGVRKATSSAMVQSAYSAPHVTVWKEIDASRTMELVKRLKASPDYADIRVSPLLIMARAVIWAARRTPMVNAAWIETDAGAEIAVRHYVNLGIAAATPRGLLVPNIKDAQDLGMKELARALNRLTLTAREGKTSPADQQGGTITITNIGVFGMDAGTPIINPGEAGIVAMGTISQKPWVVDGEVRPRWVTTVAGSFDHRVIDGDGMSRFIADVASVLEEPALLVD; this is encoded by the coding sequence ATGAGCACGCAGAACTTCATCCTCCCCGACGTCGGCGAAGGCCTGACCGAAGCCGAGATCGTGACGTGGAAGGTCGCCCCCGGCGACACCGTCGCCATCAACGACGTGATCTGCGAGATCGAGACCGCGAAGTCGCTCGTCGAGCTGCCGTCGCCGCACGCCGGCGTCGTGGGCGAGCTGCTGGTGGCGGAGGGTGTGACGGTCGAGGTCGGCACCCCGATCATCACCTTTGAGACGGATGCGGCGCCCGCAGCCCCTGCCACTCCCGCACCTGCGGCGGAGGAGGGCGGAGGTTCGGTGCTCGTCGGCTACGGGACGGGCGGTGGCGCGACCTCGCGGCGCAAGCGCGCGGCCGGGCGTCCGGTGAGCTCCTCGGTCGGCGTGATCGCGAAACCGCCGATCCGCAAGCTCGCCCGCGACCTGGGCGTCGACCTCACGACCGTCACGCCCACGGGTGCCGACGGCGAGGTCACCCGCGACGACGTGATGAAGCACGCCTCGCAGGCGAGCGTGTTCCGCAACATCGAGACGCCCGAGTGGGGCGCCGTCCGTGAAGAGACCGTGCCGGCACCGCAGAGCGCCCCGGTCGGACTCGCGCGCGGAATCGCTGCGGTGGCGACCGCGTTCGGCGATGACAGCCGCACCGAGTCCATCCCGGTCAAGGGCGTGCGCAAGGCCACCTCCTCGGCCATGGTGCAGAGCGCGTACTCCGCGCCGCACGTGACGGTGTGGAAGGAGATCGACGCGAGCCGCACCATGGAGCTCGTCAAGCGCCTCAAGGCCTCGCCGGACTACGCCGACATCCGCGTCTCGCCGCTGCTGATCATGGCGCGCGCCGTGATCTGGGCTGCGCGCCGCACGCCGATGGTCAACGCCGCCTGGATCGAGACGGATGCCGGCGCCGAGATCGCCGTGCGCCACTACGTGAACCTCGGCATCGCCGCTGCCACGCCTCGCGGTCTGCTGGTGCCGAACATCAAGGACGCGCAGGACCTCGGCATGAAGGAGCTCGCTCGCGCGCTGAACCGCCTCACGCTCACCGCGCGCGAGGGCAAGACCAGCCCGGCCGATCAGCAGGGCGGCACCATCACGATCACCAACATCGGCGTGTTCGGGATGGATGCCGGCACCCCGATCATCAACCCCGGTGAGGCCGGCATCGTGGCGATGGGCACGATCAGCCAGAAGCCGTGGGTCGTCGACGGCGAGGTGCGTCCGCGCTGGGTGACCACGGTCGCCGGATCGTTCGACCACCGCGTGATCGACGGCGACGGCATGAGCCGCTTCATCGCCGACGTGGCATCCGTGCTCGAGGAGCCCGCGCTGCTTGTCGACTGA